A part of Streptomyces sp. NBC_01451 genomic DNA contains:
- a CDS encoding LamG-like jellyroll fold domain-containing protein, whose translation MRGALTSACAALVLAGGLQAIPVRAADTDTGSSGRTADDGARGKDFWEDDELPAATAEQRASERAVASGRPVEIDELTSSTSRVVANPDGTFTAEAATSPERVLKDGEWTDVDTRLVTRPDGSLAPRAAEDIRFSGGGGTEVPLARLVTAGKEYAVSSPWTLPKPEIDGSSAVYRSVLPDVDLAVQAHPDGFTYHLVVHSREAAAEPALEKVSFPVESKGLSVRAGDSGAASFVDASGHAVVSSGSALMWDAGTDASADAPADTAKKAAFSAASAASSAVPSAAVPTTDAAAVADTLSADATSRTAVMDTTVTDDTLSIVPDQDFLANEATSYPVVLDPPAVKATLTGWTALWSNSPGTSFWKTKHALGVGYDAYVDNKKSRSLFQFDTRRVAGKKILNATFTPYAIWSANCVKQDVNLYRTSQISSGTTWNSQSTSLKWYAKVDTVSAAKGHSSDCPDGDIEFDATAAVAHTAKAKDTLTTLGLRADEGDPIAWKQFMSPLDPDATSTRKPRLSITYVTPPDSKPSSVKMSDPKVSCSASSAPAQIRDATPRLTATPTSSDASNASLRPNFELYKGAATTATSLKPSTWTDSGTAGTAQTATLDETVTYKFRARTEYKYTWKGDTSSLFGPWSGYCYFKVDSKGPPVPKVSSAVYKECAGTSCDAADPELGSVGMTAGFKVEGGAGDVRRYDWWLNGVKLGSRTFTANTPTYEVEAAPDKRLTNTLRVQTYDGAGNASPHADYLFRVAKGSDPVASWKLDDGSGTTAADSSGGNRPLALTSTAWTDNARLGGGVSTNGTSGAGVTTSSVLDTTNSFAVGGWVRLTGKDHVSTLASQSGTRMGAFQLYYSQSYDRWIFNRYSTDADDTTIVRAVSKKPPVVGAWTHLMGVYDHNRKQIRLYVNGQLQAATEFTTPWAAKGTFEVGRMKGLGIYSSWFEGDLDQVQVWNRVVFENELWAIANAESPATGQTESALIAHWVFDEASGTSTADVTGRGNTMSLREGATLTPTDNPAHGTVLTLDAALTGRGVASVELDQSGSYTVAGWVDIGSGELDDTARAYSPTVIAHPGAKRNSFRLWYRQEAGQSVGDWNFGRYETDVLDGPAATVTSDEVNTPSGWVHVAGVFDSVNRSIKLYVSGQRQGDEDGVLSEEGFQSTGTMLAGMARRHDNGEWGNYLPGRLDDLRVYTGVLSEAEITRLATVDEPPVPIE comes from the coding sequence GTGCGCGGGGCGTTGACCAGCGCCTGCGCGGCGCTCGTCCTCGCCGGTGGCCTACAGGCCATACCGGTGCGGGCGGCGGACACGGACACAGGGAGTTCCGGCCGTACGGCCGACGACGGGGCACGGGGCAAGGACTTCTGGGAGGACGACGAGTTGCCGGCCGCCACGGCCGAGCAGCGGGCCTCCGAGCGGGCGGTCGCGTCCGGCAGGCCCGTCGAGATCGACGAGCTGACGTCGTCGACGAGCAGGGTCGTGGCCAATCCTGACGGCACCTTCACCGCCGAGGCGGCGACCTCGCCCGAACGCGTCCTCAAGGACGGCGAGTGGACGGACGTCGACACCAGGCTCGTCACCCGCCCGGACGGCAGCCTCGCGCCGCGCGCCGCCGAGGACATCCGCTTCTCCGGCGGTGGCGGCACCGAGGTGCCACTGGCCCGGCTGGTGACGGCGGGCAAGGAGTACGCGGTGTCGTCCCCGTGGACGCTGCCGAAGCCGGAGATCGACGGCTCGTCGGCGGTCTACCGCTCGGTGCTGCCCGACGTGGACCTCGCCGTGCAGGCCCACCCGGACGGGTTCACCTACCACTTGGTTGTTCACAGCCGGGAGGCCGCCGCCGAGCCCGCCCTGGAGAAGGTGAGTTTCCCGGTCGAGTCCAAGGGGCTGTCCGTGCGCGCGGGCGACTCGGGCGCGGCCTCGTTCGTGGACGCTTCGGGGCACGCCGTGGTCTCCAGCGGCTCCGCGCTGATGTGGGACGCGGGGACGGACGCGAGCGCCGACGCCCCCGCGGACACGGCCAAGAAGGCCGCGTTCAGCGCGGCCTCCGCAGCCTCCAGCGCCGTCCCGTCCGCCGCCGTCCCGACCACGGACGCCGCAGCCGTCGCCGACACCCTCAGCGCCGACGCCACGTCCCGTACCGCCGTCATGGACACGACGGTCACCGACGACACCCTCTCGATCGTCCCGGACCAGGACTTCCTCGCGAACGAGGCCACCTCGTACCCCGTGGTCCTCGACCCGCCCGCGGTCAAGGCGACCCTGACGGGCTGGACCGCGCTGTGGTCCAACTCGCCCGGCACCAGCTTCTGGAAGACCAAGCACGCGCTGGGCGTGGGCTACGACGCGTACGTGGACAACAAGAAGTCCCGCTCGCTCTTCCAGTTCGACACCCGCAGGGTGGCCGGCAAGAAGATCCTGAACGCGACGTTCACGCCGTACGCGATCTGGTCGGCGAACTGTGTGAAGCAGGACGTCAACCTGTACCGCACGAGTCAGATCTCCTCGGGCACCACGTGGAACTCGCAGAGCACGTCGCTGAAGTGGTACGCGAAGGTGGACACGGTCTCGGCCGCGAAGGGGCACTCCTCCGACTGCCCGGACGGGGACATCGAGTTCGACGCCACGGCGGCCGTCGCGCACACCGCGAAGGCGAAGGACACCCTGACCACGCTCGGTCTGCGGGCCGACGAGGGCGACCCGATCGCGTGGAAGCAGTTCATGTCCCCGCTGGATCCGGACGCCACCTCAACGCGCAAGCCCCGCCTGTCGATCACGTATGTGACGCCGCCGGACAGCAAGCCGTCGTCGGTGAAGATGTCCGACCCGAAGGTCTCCTGCTCGGCCTCCTCCGCACCGGCGCAGATCCGGGACGCCACGCCCCGGCTGACCGCGACGCCGACGTCGAGCGACGCGTCGAACGCCTCGCTGCGCCCCAACTTCGAGCTGTACAAGGGAGCCGCCACCACGGCGACCTCGCTGAAGCCGTCGACATGGACGGACAGCGGTACGGCCGGTACGGCGCAGACGGCGACGCTCGACGAGACGGTCACGTACAAGTTCCGGGCCCGTACCGAGTACAAGTACACGTGGAAGGGCGACACGTCCTCCCTGTTCGGGCCGTGGTCGGGCTACTGCTACTTCAAGGTCGACTCCAAGGGTCCGCCGGTGCCCAAGGTCTCCTCGGCCGTCTACAAGGAGTGCGCGGGCACCAGCTGCGACGCCGCCGACCCGGAGCTGGGCAGTGTCGGGATGACCGCCGGCTTCAAGGTCGAGGGCGGCGCGGGTGACGTACGCCGCTACGACTGGTGGCTCAACGGCGTGAAGCTCGGCAGCAGGACGTTCACCGCCAACACGCCGACGTACGAGGTCGAGGCCGCGCCCGACAAGCGGCTGACCAACACCCTGCGGGTGCAGACGTACGACGGCGCAGGCAACGCGAGTCCCCACGCCGACTACCTGTTCCGGGTGGCCAAGGGCTCCGACCCGGTGGCGAGCTGGAAGCTCGACGACGGCAGCGGTACGACCGCCGCGGACTCCTCCGGCGGGAACCGGCCGCTGGCCCTCACCTCGACGGCCTGGACGGACAACGCGCGCCTGGGCGGCGGTGTGAGCACCAACGGCACGAGCGGCGCGGGCGTCACCACGTCCTCCGTGCTGGACACCACCAACAGCTTCGCTGTCGGTGGCTGGGTGCGGCTGACCGGGAAGGACCACGTCTCCACCCTGGCCTCGCAGAGCGGCACCCGGATGGGCGCCTTCCAGCTGTACTACTCGCAGTCCTACGACCGGTGGATCTTCAACCGGTACTCGACCGACGCCGACGACACCACGATCGTCCGCGCGGTCTCCAAGAAGCCGCCCGTGGTGGGCGCGTGGACGCACCTGATGGGCGTGTACGACCACAACAGGAAGCAGATCCGGCTGTACGTCAACGGGCAGCTCCAGGCGGCCACGGAGTTCACCACGCCGTGGGCGGCGAAGGGCACCTTCGAGGTCGGCCGGATGAAGGGGCTGGGCATCTACTCCTCCTGGTTCGAGGGCGACCTCGACCAGGTCCAGGTGTGGAACCGGGTGGTCTTCGAGAACGAGCTGTGGGCGATCGCCAACGCCGAGAGCCCGGCCACCGGGCAGACCGAGTCCGCGCTGATCGCCCACTGGGTGTTCGACGAGGCCTCCGGCACCAGCACGGCGGACGTCACCGGCCGGGGCAACACCATGAGCCTCCGGGAGGGCGCGACCCTCACCCCCACCGACAACCCCGCGCACGGCACCGTCCTCACCCTCGACGCCGCGCTGACGGGCCGTGGTGTCGCGTCGGTCGAGCTGGACCAGTCCGGCAGTTACACGGTCGCGGGCTGGGTCGACATCGGCAGCGGCGAACTCGACGACACGGCCAGGGCGTACTCGCCGACGGTGATCGCCCACCCGGGCGCCAAGCGGAACTCCTTCCGTCTCTGGTACCGGCAGGAGGCGGGCCAGTCCGTCGGCGACTGGAACTTCGGCCGGTACGAGACGGACGTCCTCGACGGACCCGCCGCCACGGTGACGTCCGACGAGGTCAACACGCCGAGCGGGTGGGTGCACGTCGCCGGCGTCTTCGACTCGGTGAACCGGTCGATCAAGCTCTACGTCTCCGGCCAGCGGCAGGGCGACGAGGACGGCGTCCTCAGCGAGGAGGGCTTCCAGTCGACCGGGACGATGCTGGCCGGCATGGCGCGCCGCCACGACAACGGTGAGTGGGGCAACTACCTGCCGGGGCGGCTCGACGACCTCCGCGTCTACACGGGCGTGCTGTCCGAGGCGGAGATCACCCGGCTCGCGACGGTGGACGAGCCACCGGTGCCGATCGAATAG
- a CDS encoding histidine triad nucleotide-binding protein, producing the protein MADESCLFCRIVEGQIPATIVRETDTTLAFRDINPQAPTHILVIPKVHHPDAASLAAAEPGIAADVLREAGEIAGEEKLDSYRVVFNTGSGAGQTVFHAHAHILGGRGLQWPPG; encoded by the coding sequence ATGGCGGACGAGAGCTGTCTGTTCTGCAGGATCGTCGAGGGGCAGATCCCGGCGACGATCGTCCGGGAGACCGACACGACCCTCGCCTTCCGGGACATCAACCCCCAGGCGCCGACGCACATCCTGGTGATTCCCAAGGTCCACCACCCCGACGCGGCCTCCCTCGCCGCCGCCGAACCCGGCATCGCCGCCGATGTGCTGCGCGAGGCCGGGGAGATCGCCGGTGAGGAGAAGCTGGACAGCTACCGCGTCGTCTTCAACACGGGCAGCGGCGCCGGCCAGACCGTCTTCCACGCCCACGCGCACATCCTCGGCGGGCGCGGCCTCCAGTGGCCGCCCGGGTAG
- a CDS encoding ribonuclease Z: protein MSARELVVLGTASQVPTRHRNHNGYLLLWDGEGLLFDPGEGTQRQMLRAGVAAHDLNRICVTHFHGDHSLGLAGVIQRINLDRVPHEVTAHYPRSGQKFFDRLRYATAYRETVQIGQAPVAGEGGVLVTTAGYRLEARKLSHPVESYGYLLVEPDGRRMLPERLAEQGIRGPDVGRLQREGSLGAVTLDDVSELRRGQRFAFVMDTRLCEGVHALAEGCDMLVIESTFLDEDLRLAVDHGHLTAGQAGAVAREAGVRHLVLTHFSQRYSEPAEFERQARAAGYEGELTVAHDLLRVPVPKRR, encoded by the coding sequence TTGTCCGCACGTGAACTGGTGGTCCTCGGCACCGCCAGCCAGGTACCCACCCGGCACCGCAACCACAACGGCTACCTGCTCCTCTGGGACGGCGAGGGGCTCCTCTTCGATCCCGGCGAGGGCACGCAGCGCCAGATGCTGCGGGCCGGGGTCGCCGCCCACGACCTCAACCGGATCTGCGTCACGCACTTCCACGGGGACCACTCGCTCGGGCTCGCCGGAGTGATCCAGCGCATCAACCTCGACCGCGTCCCGCACGAGGTGACCGCGCACTACCCGCGCTCCGGGCAGAAGTTCTTCGACCGGCTGCGGTACGCCACCGCCTACCGCGAGACCGTCCAGATCGGCCAGGCGCCGGTGGCGGGGGAGGGGGGAGTGCTGGTGACCACGGCCGGATACCGGCTCGAAGCCCGCAAGCTCTCCCACCCCGTCGAGTCGTACGGCTATCTCCTCGTCGAGCCCGACGGGCGCCGCATGCTGCCGGAACGGCTCGCCGAGCAGGGGATCAGGGGGCCGGACGTCGGACGCCTCCAGCGGGAGGGGTCCCTCGGGGCCGTCACCCTCGACGACGTCAGTGAACTGCGGCGCGGACAGCGGTTCGCGTTCGTGATGGACACCCGGCTGTGCGAGGGGGTGCACGCGCTCGCCGAGGGGTGCGACATGCTCGTCATCGAGTCGACCTTCCTCGACGAGGATCTGCGACTCGCCGTCGATCACGGGCACTTGACCGCCGGGCAGGCGGGAGCCGTCGCCCGGGAGGCCGGTGTGCGGCACCTCGTCCTCACCCACTTCAGCCAGCGCTACTCCGAGCCCGCCGAGTTCGAGCGGCAGGCGCGGGCGGCGGGGTACGAGGGGGAGCTGACCGTCGCCCACGACCTGCTGAGGGTGCCGGTTCCGAAACGGCGGTGA
- a CDS encoding adenosine deaminase has protein sequence MSLPKAELHLHIEGTLEPELAFALAARNGVVLPYADTDELRKAYLFEDLQSFLNLYYGLMAVLRTEQDFADLANAYLARAAAQGVRHAEIFFDPQAHLARGVSMGTVVDGLWRALGESEAAHGISTQLIMCFLRDESAESAMETLEAAEPYLDRITGVGLDSAEVGHPPAKFREVYEAAAGLGLRRVAHAGEEGPPEYITEALDVLGAERIDHGLRCMEDPELVARLVRERVPLTLCPLSNVRLRAVDVLAGHPLPAMLDAGLLCTVNSDDPAYFGGYAGDNFGAVREALGLGEERLRELARNSFLASFLEHDEERRARYLAEVEAYEFGG, from the coding sequence ATGTCCCTCCCCAAAGCCGAACTGCACCTTCACATCGAAGGCACCCTCGAACCCGAGCTTGCCTTCGCGCTCGCCGCGCGCAACGGCGTCGTGCTGCCGTACGCCGACACCGACGAGCTGCGGAAGGCGTATCTCTTCGAGGACCTCCAGTCCTTTCTGAACCTGTACTACGGGCTCATGGCCGTCCTGCGCACCGAACAGGACTTCGCGGACCTCGCGAACGCCTATCTCGCGCGGGCCGCCGCCCAGGGCGTACGGCACGCGGAGATCTTCTTCGATCCGCAGGCCCACCTCGCCCGGGGCGTGAGCATGGGGACGGTCGTCGACGGGTTGTGGCGGGCGCTGGGGGAGAGCGAGGCGGCGCACGGCATCTCCACTCAGCTGATCATGTGCTTCCTGCGCGACGAGTCCGCCGAGTCGGCGATGGAGACGCTGGAGGCGGCCGAGCCCTACCTCGACCGGATCACCGGTGTCGGGCTCGACTCCGCCGAGGTCGGGCATCCGCCGGCGAAGTTCCGCGAGGTGTACGAGGCCGCCGCCGGGCTGGGGCTGCGGCGCGTGGCGCACGCGGGGGAGGAGGGGCCGCCCGAGTACATCACCGAGGCCCTCGACGTCCTCGGCGCCGAGCGGATCGACCACGGGCTGCGCTGCATGGAGGACCCGGAGCTGGTCGCGCGGCTCGTGCGGGAGAGGGTGCCGCTGACGCTGTGTCCGCTGTCCAACGTGCGGCTGCGGGCCGTTGACGTCCTGGCCGGGCATCCGCTGCCCGCGATGCTCGACGCGGGCCTGCTGTGCACGGTCAACTCCGACGACCCCGCCTACTTCGGCGGTTACGCCGGAGACAACTTCGGGGCGGTACGGGAAGCCCTTGGCCTGGGCGAGGAGCGACTGCGCGAACTGGCACGGAACTCCTTCCTCGCCTCGTTCCTGGAACATGACGAGGAGCGCCGGGCGCGGTATCTCGCCGAGGTGGAGGCGTACGAGTTCGGGGGCTGA
- a CDS encoding carbohydrate kinase family protein, whose amino-acid sequence MIASTASTGEGPSYPQVQVDPLAALRTPGEPPWDVYLTGTVFLDIIFTGLDSAPVRGTESWARGMGSSPGGVANMATALARLGLRTSLAAAFGDDHYGEYCWDALEQGEHIDLSTSRMVPGWHSPVTVSMAYEGERTMVSHGHEPPPEEPAPDCPPHARAAVASLTPGVRAPWIAQAARKGARIFGDVGWDDTGRWDLAGLADLEHCEAFLPNAEEAMRYTRTDCPRKAARALTDHVPLAVVTLGAEGAYAVDGRTGETAEVPAIAVEALDPTGAGDVFVAGFVTGTLAEWPLADRLAFAGLTAALSVQDFGGSLSAPGWSEVGAWWREIQSHERQDPAALRRYAFLADLVPRSARPRPWPLRRAVPTIGFRRSA is encoded by the coding sequence GTGATCGCGTCCACCGCGTCCACCGGAGAGGGACCGTCCTACCCCCAGGTCCAGGTCGACCCCCTGGCAGCCCTGCGCACGCCCGGCGAACCGCCGTGGGATGTCTACCTGACGGGCACCGTCTTCCTCGACATCATCTTCACCGGGCTCGACTCCGCCCCCGTGCGCGGCACCGAGTCCTGGGCGCGCGGGATGGGGTCCAGCCCCGGCGGGGTCGCCAACATGGCCACCGCGCTCGCCCGGCTCGGCCTGCGGACCTCCCTCGCCGCCGCCTTCGGCGACGACCACTACGGGGAGTACTGCTGGGACGCCCTCGAACAGGGCGAGCACATCGACCTCTCCACGTCACGCATGGTCCCCGGCTGGCACTCCCCGGTCACCGTCTCGATGGCGTACGAAGGTGAGCGCACGATGGTCTCCCACGGCCACGAGCCGCCCCCGGAGGAGCCCGCCCCCGACTGCCCGCCGCACGCCCGCGCCGCCGTCGCCTCCCTCACCCCCGGTGTCCGCGCCCCCTGGATCGCCCAGGCCGCCCGTAAGGGTGCCCGGATCTTCGGCGACGTCGGCTGGGACGACACCGGCCGCTGGGACCTCGCCGGTCTCGCCGACCTGGAGCACTGCGAGGCCTTCCTGCCCAACGCGGAGGAGGCGATGCGCTACACCCGCACCGATTGCCCCCGCAAAGCCGCCCGCGCCCTCACCGACCACGTACCGCTCGCCGTCGTCACCCTCGGTGCCGAGGGCGCGTACGCGGTGGACGGGCGGACCGGGGAGACGGCCGAGGTGCCCGCCATCGCCGTCGAGGCACTCGACCCCACGGGCGCCGGCGATGTCTTCGTCGCGGGCTTCGTCACCGGCACCCTCGCCGAGTGGCCGCTCGCCGACCGCCTCGCCTTCGCCGGCCTCACCGCCGCCCTCTCCGTCCAGGACTTCGGCGGCTCCCTCTCCGCCCCCGGCTGGTCCGAGGTGGGGGCCTGGTGGCGGGAGATCCAGTCCCACGAGCGCCAGGACCCCGCCGCCCTGCGCCGGTACGCGTTCCTCGCGGACCTGGTGCCCAGAAGCGCCAGACCCCGCCCGTGGCCGCTGCGGCGGGCCGTCCCGACGATCGGTTTCCGCAGATCGGCCTGA
- a CDS encoding PhoH family protein has protein sequence MTQTPTAQPPARGQARAQFTVPAAHPMVSLLGSGDSLLRVIETAFPAVDIHVRGNEVNATGEAADVALVQRLFDEMMLVLRTGQPMTEDAVERSIAMLRASGNGEGDGQETPAEVLTQNILSSRGRTIRPKTLNQKRYVDAIDKHTIVFGIGPAGTGKTYLAMAKAVQALQAKQVSRIILTRPAVEAGERLGFLPGTLYDKIDPYLRPLYDALHDMLDPDSIPRLMAAGTIEVAPLAYMRGRTLNDAFIILDEAQNTSAEQMKMFLTRLGFESKIVVTGDVTQVDLPSGTKSGLRQVQDILEGLDDVHFSRLTSHDVVRHKLVGRIVDAYEKYDNENGTENGTHKGVRDSRNKRK, from the coding sequence ATGACTCAGACACCCACAGCTCAGCCCCCTGCGCGGGGGCAGGCGCGAGCGCAGTTCACCGTCCCGGCCGCCCACCCCATGGTGTCCCTGCTGGGTTCAGGCGACTCCCTCCTGCGCGTGATCGAAACGGCCTTCCCGGCGGTCGACATCCATGTCCGGGGCAATGAAGTCAACGCCACTGGCGAAGCGGCCGATGTCGCCCTCGTCCAGCGGCTGTTCGACGAGATGATGCTGGTGCTCCGCACCGGACAGCCGATGACGGAGGACGCAGTGGAACGCTCGATCGCCATGCTCAGAGCGAGCGGGAACGGGGAGGGCGACGGCCAGGAGACCCCGGCCGAGGTCCTCACGCAGAACATCCTGTCCTCGCGGGGCCGCACCATCCGCCCCAAGACCCTCAACCAGAAGCGCTACGTCGACGCCATCGACAAGCACACCATCGTCTTCGGCATCGGCCCGGCCGGTACCGGCAAGACGTACCTCGCCATGGCGAAGGCCGTGCAGGCACTTCAGGCCAAGCAGGTCAGCCGCATCATCCTGACCCGCCCGGCGGTCGAGGCGGGCGAGCGCCTCGGATTCCTCCCGGGCACGCTGTACGACAAGATCGACCCCTACCTGCGCCCGCTGTACGACGCGCTGCACGACATGCTCGACCCGGACTCGATCCCGCGCCTGATGGCGGCCGGGACGATCGAGGTCGCGCCGCTGGCCTATATGCGTGGCCGTACGCTCAACGACGCCTTCATCATCCTGGACGAGGCCCAGAACACCAGCGCCGAGCAGATGAAGATGTTCCTCACCCGGCTCGGCTTCGAGTCGAAGATCGTGGTCACGGGTGACGTGACGCAGGTCGACCTCCCCTCCGGGACGAAGTCGGGTCTGCGGCAGGTGCAGGACATCCTCGAAGGCCTCGACGACGTCCACTTCTCGCGGCTCACCTCCCACGATGTCGTCCGGCACAAGCTGGTCGGCCGTATCGTCGACGCGTACGAGAAGTACGACAACGAGAACGGTACGGAGAACGGCACCCACAAGGGTGTCCGGGACAGCCGTAACAAGCGGAAGTAG
- the ybeY gene encoding rRNA maturation RNase YbeY encodes MSIDVNNESGTEVDEQAILDIARYALARMRIHPLSELSVIAVDADAMEQLHIQWMDLPGPTDVMSFPMDELRPPSKDDDEPPQGLLGDIVLCPEVAEKQGKEAETQHSMDEELQLLTVHGVLHLLGYDHEEPDEKAEMFGLQAAIVDGWRGERGMTGPSPAPTVSS; translated from the coding sequence ATGTCGATCGACGTCAACAACGAGTCCGGAACCGAGGTCGACGAGCAGGCGATCCTCGACATCGCCCGCTACGCGCTCGCGCGGATGCGCATCCACCCGCTCTCCGAGCTCTCGGTGATCGCCGTGGACGCCGACGCCATGGAGCAGCTGCACATCCAGTGGATGGACCTGCCCGGTCCGACCGACGTCATGTCCTTTCCGATGGACGAGCTGCGCCCGCCGTCGAAGGACGACGACGAGCCGCCGCAGGGGCTTCTCGGCGACATCGTGCTCTGTCCCGAAGTCGCCGAGAAGCAGGGCAAGGAGGCCGAGACACAGCACTCCATGGACGAGGAGCTCCAGCTCCTCACCGTCCACGGCGTGCTGCACCTCCTCGGCTACGACCACGAGGAGCCGGACGAGAAGGCCGAGATGTTCGGCCTCCAGGCCGCCATCGTCGACGGCTGGCGCGGCGAGCGGGGCATGACCGGTCCGTCGCCCGCCCCGACGGTCTCCTCATGA
- a CDS encoding hemolysin family protein encodes MNPQLVTGAIALVVVAWLAACAEAGLARVSSFRAEEAVRSGRRGSAKLAQIAADPTRYLNVALLVRVACEMAAAALVTYACLKEFDRTWQALAVAIGVMVLVSYVAVGVSPRTIGRQHPLNTATAAAYVLLPLARVMGPIPYLLILIGNALTPGKGFRRGPFASEAELRALVDLAEKESLIEDDERRMVHSVFELGDTLVREVMVPRTDLVVIERYKTIRQALTLALRSGFSRIPVTGESEDDVVGIVYLKDLVRKTHISRDAESELVSSAMRPAAFVPDTKNAGDLLREMQRDRNHVAVVIDEYGGTAGIVTIEDILEEIVGEITDEYDRELPPVEELGDERHRVTARLDITDLGELYGLDEYDDEDVETVGGLLAKALGRVPIAGASAVVELPDGRGLRLTAEAAAGRRNKIVTVLVEPTDPAAAPTEEKQGSEA; translated from the coding sequence ATGAACCCCCAGCTCGTCACCGGTGCCATAGCGCTGGTCGTCGTCGCCTGGCTCGCCGCCTGCGCGGAGGCGGGCCTCGCGCGTGTCTCCAGCTTCCGTGCCGAGGAAGCCGTACGCAGCGGCCGGCGGGGCAGCGCCAAGCTGGCGCAGATCGCCGCCGACCCGACCCGCTATCTCAACGTGGCGCTGCTGGTGCGGGTGGCCTGCGAGATGGCCGCCGCCGCGCTCGTCACCTACGCCTGCCTCAAGGAGTTCGACCGGACCTGGCAGGCCCTCGCCGTCGCCATCGGCGTGATGGTGCTCGTCTCGTACGTCGCCGTCGGTGTCTCGCCGAGGACCATCGGGCGTCAGCACCCCCTCAACACGGCCACGGCAGCCGCGTACGTCCTGCTGCCGCTCGCCCGGGTGATGGGACCGATCCCCTATCTCCTCATCCTCATCGGCAACGCCCTCACGCCCGGAAAGGGCTTCCGGCGCGGCCCGTTCGCCTCCGAGGCGGAGCTGCGCGCGCTGGTGGACCTGGCCGAGAAGGAGTCCCTGATCGAGGACGACGAGCGCCGCATGGTGCACTCCGTCTTCGAGCTGGGCGACACCCTCGTCCGGGAGGTCATGGTCCCGCGTACGGACCTGGTCGTGATCGAGCGGTACAAGACGATCCGGCAGGCGCTCACCCTCGCGCTGCGCTCCGGGTTCTCGCGCATTCCGGTCACCGGGGAGAGCGAGGACGACGTCGTCGGGATCGTGTACCTGAAGGACCTGGTCCGCAAGACGCACATCAGCCGGGACGCGGAGAGCGAGCTGGTGTCGAGCGCCATGCGGCCCGCCGCCTTCGTACCCGACACGAAGAACGCCGGTGACCTGCTCCGTGAGATGCAGCGCGACCGCAACCACGTCGCCGTCGTCATCGACGAGTACGGCGGCACGGCCGGCATCGTGACCATCGAGGACATCCTGGAGGAGATCGTCGGCGAGATCACCGACGAGTACGACCGTGAACTCCCGCCGGTGGAGGAGCTCGGCGACGAGCGTCACCGCGTCACGGCCCGCCTCGACATCACGGACCTCGGCGAGCTGTACGGGCTCGACGAGTACGACGACGAGGACGTGGAGACGGTGGGCGGGCTGCTGGCGAAGGCGCTGGGCCGGGTACCGATCGCCGGTGCCTCGGCCGTCGTCGAACTGCCCGACGGGCGCGGACTGCGGCTCACCGCGGAGGCCGCGGCCGGTCGTCGGAACAAGATCGTGACGGTGCTCGTCGAGCCGACCGATCCCGCGGCGGCGCCGACGGAGGAGAAACAGGGGAGCGAGGCGTGA
- a CDS encoding MmcQ/YjbR family DNA-binding protein codes for MTPQELRAFCLSFNSAVEDFPFSPGISVFKVLGKMFALSWTDNLPLRVNLKCGPEDAIRLRADHPGLIIPGYHMNKRHWNTVTVDGELPDQLVRELIEDSYDLVVAGLPRAERLRLDRP; via the coding sequence GTGACTCCGCAGGAACTGCGTGCCTTCTGTCTGTCCTTCAACTCCGCTGTCGAGGACTTCCCGTTCAGCCCGGGGATCTCGGTCTTCAAGGTGCTGGGCAAGATGTTCGCCCTGTCCTGGACGGACAACCTGCCTCTGAGGGTCAACCTGAAGTGCGGTCCGGAGGACGCGATCCGGCTGCGCGCCGATCACCCGGGGCTGATCATCCCCGGGTACCACATGAACAAACGGCACTGGAACACGGTGACGGTGGACGGGGAGTTGCCCGATCAGCTCGTACGGGAGCTGATCGAGGACTCGTACGACCTGGTGGTGGCCGGTCTGCCGCGCGCGGAGCGGTTGCGGCTCGACCGGCCCTGA
- a CDS encoding cytidine deaminase: MTDSIAPDLDPEDRKIVTLARSARARNGVPEGAAVRDETGRTYVAGTVDLDSLKLSALRTAVAMAVASGANSLEAAAVVTGAEGVPAVDLAAVRDLGGPATPVHVAGPDGVVRVTVSAG, from the coding sequence ATGACCGACAGCATCGCGCCCGACCTCGATCCAGAGGACCGCAAGATCGTCACCCTCGCCCGCTCCGCCCGGGCCCGCAACGGCGTTCCCGAGGGGGCAGCCGTACGGGACGAGACCGGACGTACGTATGTCGCGGGCACGGTCGACCTCGACTCGCTGAAGCTCAGCGCGCTGCGGACGGCGGTGGCCATGGCCGTGGCGTCAGGGGCGAATTCGCTGGAGGCGGCGGCGGTCGTGACCGGTGCGGAGGGCGTGCCGGCGGTGGACCTGGCGGCCGTACGGGATCTCGGCGGGCCCGCGACCCCGGTGCACGTGGCCGGACCGGACGGTGTGGTGCGGGTGACGGTGTCCGCCGGGTGA